One window of Brachybacterium ginsengisoli genomic DNA carries:
- a CDS encoding DEAD/DEAH box helicase — MRAGRAPELLADLSAPLIRRTCLTHVERRAARPGRRGSFPEWTDPRLVAHLAERGITAPWIHQEQAAQLAHDGQDVVLATATASGKSLAYLLPMLTAIGAREHDGEAPRATALYLSPTKALAADQLTNITAMADGAGIRDARVAVYDGDTPAEQRRWVRRHASIVLTNPDMLHFGILPGHEQWAHFFRALRYVVIDECHSYRGVFGSHVSLVIRRLRRIAAHYRADPTFVLASATTANPELSASRLIGRDVEAVTEDGSPRAGLTIGLWEPGTRTRVDGRGDPARWADRDGRADPPPEEQDLDHPDLDAPDLEDGEGGGSSPRRAEDPLRRSATSEAAAILADLVEREVQTLVFARSRRGAELVAGGARRLLEQKAEQGGGPQLAERAGRVAAYRGGYLARERRQLEDALRSGELQALASTNALELGIDIAGLDAVVVAGWPGTRASLWQQFGRAGRSQDADGGALALFVAREDPLDTYVVHHPETIFGAEVEASVFDPGNPYVMTPHLCAAASELAIRDGEEEIFGPTARDLLTTLAARGVLRSRPTGWYWTMSESAHQLTDLRGSGGEPVRIVEQASGVLLGTVDAASAHTQVHDGAVYLHQGTNYVVDHLDVDQAVAFVHREDPLHSTHPQTASTLRIRQVDREVEWAEGVRLCFGTVDVTDQVTGYQVRDVFTQAVLAQHPLDLPPRTLTTKAVWWVIPQESADAAEIPGEELPGALHAAEHAAISMLPLLATCDRWDIGGLSAAQHEDTGSPTIFVYDGAPGGAGFAERGADDAAAWVRATADMIGECGCEAGCPACVVSPKCGNGNEPLSKAQAVRLLELLRP; from the coding sequence ATGAGGGCAGGTCGAGCACCCGAGCTCCTCGCCGACCTCTCCGCTCCGCTGATCCGACGCACCTGCCTCACCCACGTGGAGCGGCGCGCGGCGCGACCGGGACGTCGGGGCAGCTTCCCGGAGTGGACGGATCCGCGGCTCGTCGCGCACCTCGCCGAGCGCGGCATCACCGCGCCCTGGATCCATCAGGAGCAGGCGGCGCAGCTCGCCCATGATGGACAGGACGTGGTGCTCGCCACGGCGACCGCGTCGGGGAAATCCCTCGCCTACCTGCTGCCGATGCTGACGGCGATCGGTGCGCGCGAGCACGACGGCGAGGCGCCGCGGGCGACCGCGCTCTACCTCTCGCCCACCAAGGCCCTGGCCGCGGATCAGCTGACGAACATCACGGCGATGGCGGACGGCGCCGGGATCCGCGACGCTCGGGTGGCGGTCTACGACGGGGACACCCCCGCCGAGCAGCGCCGATGGGTGCGTCGGCACGCCTCGATCGTGCTGACCAACCCGGACATGCTGCATTTCGGGATCCTGCCCGGGCACGAGCAGTGGGCCCACTTCTTCCGCGCCCTGCGCTACGTGGTCATCGACGAGTGCCACAGCTACCGGGGCGTGTTCGGAAGCCATGTCTCCCTCGTGATCCGCCGCCTGCGCCGGATCGCGGCGCACTACCGCGCCGATCCCACCTTCGTCCTCGCCTCGGCGACCACGGCGAACCCGGAGCTCTCCGCCTCGCGGCTGATCGGGCGGGACGTCGAGGCGGTCACCGAGGACGGCTCCCCGCGGGCGGGGCTGACGATCGGACTGTGGGAGCCGGGGACCCGCACCCGCGTCGACGGGCGCGGGGATCCGGCGCGATGGGCCGACCGGGACGGCCGGGCGGACCCACCGCCCGAGGAGCAGGATCTCGATCACCCGGATCTCGATGCCCCCGACCTCGAGGACGGCGAAGGCGGGGGATCCTCGCCGCGCCGGGCCGAGGACCCGCTGCGCCGGTCCGCGACCAGCGAGGCCGCGGCGATCCTCGCCGATCTCGTGGAGCGCGAGGTGCAGACCCTGGTCTTCGCGCGTTCCCGGCGCGGGGCCGAGCTGGTCGCCGGCGGGGCACGTCGCCTGCTCGAGCAGAAGGCAGAGCAGGGCGGGGGGCCGCAGCTCGCCGAGCGCGCCGGGAGGGTCGCCGCCTATCGCGGCGGGTATCTCGCACGGGAGCGGCGCCAGCTGGAGGACGCCCTGCGCTCGGGCGAGCTGCAGGCCCTGGCCTCGACCAATGCCCTCGAGCTCGGCATCGACATCGCCGGTCTGGACGCGGTGGTGGTGGCCGGCTGGCCCGGCACCCGGGCTTCGCTGTGGCAGCAGTTCGGCCGGGCCGGGCGCAGCCAGGACGCCGACGGCGGCGCACTGGCCCTGTTCGTCGCGCGCGAGGATCCCCTGGACACCTACGTGGTCCACCACCCCGAGACGATCTTCGGCGCGGAGGTCGAGGCCTCGGTGTTCGACCCCGGCAATCCGTACGTGATGACCCCTCATTTGTGCGCCGCGGCCTCCGAGCTCGCGATCCGCGACGGCGAGGAGGAGATCTTCGGGCCCACCGCCCGGGACCTGCTCACCACGCTCGCCGCCCGCGGAGTGCTGCGCTCGCGGCCCACCGGCTGGTACTGGACGATGAGCGAGTCCGCACATCAGCTCACCGACCTGCGGGGCAGCGGCGGGGAGCCGGTGCGGATCGTCGAGCAGGCCAGCGGGGTGCTGCTGGGCACCGTGGACGCCGCGAGCGCCCATACCCAGGTCCACGACGGCGCCGTGTACCTCCACCAGGGCACGAACTACGTGGTCGACCATCTCGACGTCGACCAGGCGGTGGCCTTCGTGCACCGGGAGGATCCGCTGCACAGCACCCATCCGCAGACCGCCTCGACCCTGCGGATCCGGCAGGTCGATCGCGAGGTGGAGTGGGCCGAGGGCGTGCGGCTCTGCTTCGGCACCGTGGACGTGACCGACCAGGTCACCGGCTATCAGGTCCGCGACGTGTTCACCCAGGCCGTCCTGGCCCAGCACCCGCTGGACCTGCCTCCGCGCACCCTCACCACCAAGGCGGTGTGGTGGGTCATCCCCCAGGAGAGCGCCGACGCCGCGGAGATCCCGGGGGAGGAGCTGCCCGGGGCCCTGCACGCCGCCGAGCACGCCGCCATCTCGATGCTGCCGCTGCTGGCCACCTGCGACCGGTGGGACATCGGCGGACTCTCCGCCGCGCAGCACGAGGACACCGGGTCGCCGACGATCTTCGTCTACGACGGCGCGCCCGGCGGGGCCGGATTCGCCGAGCGCGGGGCCGACGACGCCGCGGCCTGGGTGCGGGCCACCGCCGACATGATCGGCGAGTGCGGCTGCGAGGCGGGCTGTCCCGCCTGCGTGGTCTCCCCGAAGTGCGGCAACGGCAACGAGCCGCTGTCCAAGGCGCAGGCGGTGCGACTGCTGGAGCTGCTGCGGCCCTGA
- a CDS encoding Rv3654c family TadE-like protein has product MSTGAASVLAWTGAATTMVAGLSLLGTGLIAQSRAATAADLSSLAAADAVAVAHAHPCRIAADVATRNGARLLQCEQREWDVLVTVEVDASPLPAASARSRAGPGPEERP; this is encoded by the coding sequence GTGAGCACCGGCGCCGCCTCCGTGCTGGCCTGGACCGGTGCGGCCACCACGATGGTGGCGGGGCTGTCCCTGCTGGGCACCGGGCTGATAGCCCAGTCCCGGGCCGCGACGGCCGCGGACCTCTCCTCGCTCGCCGCGGCGGACGCCGTGGCCGTCGCGCACGCCCATCCCTGCCGGATCGCCGCCGACGTCGCCACCCGGAACGGGGCCCGGCTGCTCCAATGCGAGCAGCGGGAGTGGGACGTGCTGGTGACCGTCGAGGTCGACGCCTCCCCGCTGCCCGCCGCCTCGGCCCGGTCCCGGGCAGGGCCCGGCCCCGAGGAGCGACCATGA
- a CDS encoding TadE family type IV pilus minor pilin, with protein MPRSARSSLLGDDRGSATAETAIVLPVVVVMVMVLLLTGVGLGSQVRLESAARGAARELARGEDSAAAVEVARRIGGEDLQISISGSGEWVRVEVRRTLEAPTGPLSGAGWTLSADAEARREPQLLESGAP; from the coding sequence ATGCCGCGGTCCGCCCGGTCGTCCCTGCTCGGGGACGACCGGGGGTCCGCCACCGCGGAGACCGCCATCGTGCTGCCCGTGGTGGTCGTGATGGTGATGGTCCTGCTGCTGACCGGGGTGGGCCTCGGCTCCCAGGTGCGCCTCGAGAGCGCGGCCCGTGGCGCCGCACGCGAGCTCGCCCGCGGCGAGGATTCCGCCGCTGCCGTGGAGGTCGCCCGACGGATCGGCGGCGAGGACCTGCAGATCTCGATCTCCGGGTCGGGCGAGTGGGTCCGGGTCGAGGTGCGCCGCACCCTCGAGGCCCCGACCGGTCCGCTGTCCGGAGCGGGCTGGACTCTCAGCGCCGATGCGGAGGCGCGGCGCGAACCACAGCTGCTCGAAAGTGGTGCGCCGTGA
- a CDS encoding DUF4244 domain-containing protein, whose protein sequence is MSHTLVRLRRTLDRALRDETGASTAEYAITVLAACGFAAVLVALLASGEVREMLMSIITSALSKGM, encoded by the coding sequence ATGTCCCACACCCTGGTGCGACTGCGCCGCACCCTCGATCGCGCACTGCGCGACGAGACCGGCGCCTCGACCGCCGAGTACGCCATCACCGTGCTCGCCGCCTGCGGCTTCGCCGCCGTCCTGGTCGCCCTGCTGGCGTCCGGGGAGGTGCGCGAGATGCTGATGTCCATCATCACCTCGGCCCTGTCCAAGGGGATGTGA
- a CDS encoding type II secretion system F family protein — protein sequence MIALVLGALLALGWVLAPPPPHAPAPALPRRARRAGAGPLEMAHLVEQLATVISSGAGPRQAWAALGRSLPEGELQDLARAAATGADLRRAAGERLRRTEMVSSLSTALAVCERTGAPTAMMLQHLAEALRDLHDAAQARRTAFAGPRSTARILLVLPAAGLGLGMLLGGDPLRLLLTSGAGNLLGLAGLALTGLGWWWMRRLIHRADPPRRRRVDPSVQLELIAGALDSGLPLSRAAAAVGHALPAGDEATALQRVSAALEAGVPAALAGRALPTELDSLARSAVLAEGTGSDLSRVLRSAARDARRGRAREAEVLAAQLAVRLVLPTGLALLPAFVALGIIPTVLSLLGGTLALTPGTG from the coding sequence ATGATCGCCCTCGTGCTCGGGGCCCTGCTGGCGCTGGGATGGGTGCTCGCTCCGCCGCCTCCGCACGCCCCTGCTCCGGCCCTCCCCCGCCGGGCCCGCCGGGCCGGCGCCGGTCCCCTCGAGATGGCGCACCTGGTGGAACAGCTCGCCACGGTCATCAGCTCCGGGGCGGGACCACGCCAGGCCTGGGCCGCGCTGGGGCGCTCGCTCCCCGAGGGCGAGCTGCAGGACCTCGCCCGCGCCGCCGCCACGGGCGCCGACCTCCGCCGCGCGGCGGGAGAGAGGCTGCGGCGCACCGAGATGGTGTCCTCCCTGAGCACCGCCCTCGCGGTGTGCGAGCGGACCGGGGCGCCGACCGCGATGATGCTGCAGCACCTCGCCGAGGCCCTGCGCGATCTGCACGATGCCGCGCAGGCACGACGCACAGCCTTTGCCGGCCCCCGGTCCACCGCCCGGATACTGCTGGTCCTGCCTGCGGCCGGGCTCGGCCTGGGGATGCTGCTCGGCGGCGACCCCCTGCGCCTCCTGCTGACCTCCGGAGCCGGGAACCTGCTCGGCCTCGCGGGCCTCGCCCTGACCGGCCTCGGCTGGTGGTGGATGCGACGGCTCATCCATCGGGCCGATCCCCCGCGCCGCCGCCGCGTGGACCCCTCCGTGCAGCTCGAGCTGATCGCCGGCGCACTGGACTCGGGGCTGCCCCTCTCCCGTGCAGCGGCGGCTGTCGGCCACGCCCTGCCCGCCGGGGACGAGGCGACAGCGCTGCAGCGGGTCTCCGCCGCCCTGGAGGCCGGGGTCCCCGCGGCCCTCGCCGGTCGGGCCCTGCCCACCGAGCTGGACTCCCTGGCCCGCTCCGCCGTGCTCGCCGAGGGCACCGGATCCGACCTGTCCCGGGTGCTGCGCTCCGCGGCCCGCGATGCGCGCCGCGGCCGGGCCCGCGAGGCCGAGGTGCTGGCCGCGCAGCTCGCGGTCCGACTGGTTCTGCCCACCGGGCTGGCGCTGCTGCCCGCCTTCGTCGCCCTCGGGATCATCCCCACGGTCCTCTCGCTGCTGGGCGGCACCCTCGCGCTCACCCCCGGTACGGGGTGA
- a CDS encoding TadA family conjugal transfer-associated ATPase, with product MIGEETLPQDDLAPLLDLVREDLVRTPGTVDVPRIVRVLRRQGRVLGAAATLELTDRIRDHVDGLGPLQALVVPGVTDLLVNDDGTVWVDDLEGLHPTDRRLGPAQARDLAVRLATVGGRRLDDAMPWADAHLPSGIRFHAVLPPLSPGGAILSLRLPGATALSLEDLERLGALGTDARAVLLAIITARVPFLVTGGTGTGKSTLLAAMLSQAPDDERIVVVEDVQELSVDHPHVVHLQSRHANSEGAGAVDLTALVRQSLRMRPDRIVLGECRGGELRELLQALNTGHEGGCGTVHANTAADVPARLEALGALGGLDRSALASQVASALKVVIHLGRRGGTRALEEIALLERGEDGLLEATTALRIREGRLEHGPAAEALAHRLLTGSSSPAAGPSVVGAPGAPRAEHRRTA from the coding sequence ATGATCGGCGAGGAGACTCTGCCCCAGGACGACCTCGCCCCGCTGCTCGACCTGGTGCGGGAGGACCTGGTGCGCACACCCGGCACGGTGGACGTTCCCCGTATCGTGCGGGTGCTGCGCCGCCAGGGCCGGGTGCTGGGAGCGGCGGCGACCCTCGAGCTGACCGATCGGATCCGCGATCACGTGGACGGACTGGGCCCGCTGCAGGCACTGGTCGTCCCCGGGGTCACCGACCTGCTGGTCAACGACGACGGCACGGTCTGGGTGGACGACCTCGAGGGACTCCACCCCACCGACCGGCGCCTGGGCCCCGCCCAGGCGCGGGACCTGGCCGTCCGTCTGGCCACCGTCGGCGGACGGCGGCTGGACGATGCCATGCCCTGGGCCGATGCGCATCTGCCCTCCGGGATCCGCTTCCACGCGGTGCTCCCGCCGCTGTCCCCGGGCGGGGCGATCCTCTCGCTGCGCCTGCCCGGCGCGACGGCGCTCTCCCTGGAGGACCTCGAGCGCCTCGGCGCTCTGGGCACCGATGCCCGGGCGGTACTGCTCGCGATCATCACGGCACGGGTGCCCTTCCTGGTCACCGGTGGAACGGGCACCGGGAAGTCGACCCTGCTGGCGGCGATGCTCTCCCAGGCCCCTGACGACGAACGGATCGTCGTGGTCGAGGATGTGCAGGAGCTCTCCGTCGACCATCCCCACGTGGTCCACCTGCAGTCCCGGCACGCCAACAGCGAGGGCGCCGGCGCCGTGGACCTCACCGCCCTGGTGCGGCAGAGCCTGCGGATGCGACCGGACAGGATCGTGCTCGGAGAGTGCCGCGGAGGAGAGCTCCGCGAGCTCCTGCAGGCGTTGAACACCGGGCACGAGGGCGGCTGCGGCACCGTCCATGCGAACACCGCCGCCGATGTGCCCGCCCGGCTCGAGGCGCTCGGCGCGCTCGGCGGACTCGACCGCTCCGCGCTGGCTTCCCAGGTCGCGAGCGCCCTGAAGGTCGTGATCCACCTCGGCCGACGGGGCGGGACCCGGGCGCTGGAGGAGATCGCCCTGCTCGAGCGGGGAGAGGACGGGCTGCTCGAGGCGACGACGGCGCTGCGCATCCGGGAGGGCCGGCTCGAGCACGGGCCGGCCGCCGAGGCTCTCGCCCACCGCCTCCTGACGGGTTCCTCCTCCCCCGCTGCGGGGCCGTCCGTCGTCGGAGCACCCGGAGCACCGCGCGCCGAGCATCGGCGGACGGCATGA
- a CDS encoding exodeoxyribonuclease III, with protein sequence MRIATWNINSLRARMDRVLDFLERHDVDVLALQEIKAKPAQLDLEALTAAGYEVAAHGLNQWNGVALISRVGLTDVRTELPAVPSYPEDETGVVEARALGGVVGDGLRIWSLYVPNGREIDHPHYAYKLRWLEALRAEGARELAADADARVALVGDFNVAPLDDDVWDREFFEGKTHVTEPERAAFRSVVDAGFADVVRGDHPGPGVYTYWDYQKLRFPKKEGMRIDFVLGSPAVESAVTGSFIDREERKGKGASDHAPVVVDLEF encoded by the coding sequence ATGCGCATCGCGACCTGGAACATCAATTCTCTGCGTGCCCGGATGGATCGGGTGCTCGACTTCCTCGAACGGCACGACGTGGACGTCCTGGCCCTGCAGGAGATCAAGGCCAAGCCCGCGCAGCTCGATCTCGAGGCCCTGACGGCGGCCGGGTACGAGGTCGCGGCGCACGGCCTGAACCAGTGGAACGGGGTGGCGCTGATCTCCCGCGTGGGCCTGACCGACGTGCGCACCGAGCTGCCCGCGGTCCCCTCCTATCCCGAGGACGAGACCGGGGTGGTCGAGGCCCGGGCCCTGGGCGGCGTCGTGGGCGACGGCCTGCGGATCTGGTCCCTGTACGTGCCCAACGGTCGCGAGATCGACCACCCGCACTATGCCTACAAGCTGCGCTGGCTGGAGGCGCTGCGCGCCGAGGGTGCGCGCGAGCTCGCCGCGGATGCCGACGCCCGCGTGGCCCTGGTGGGCGACTTCAACGTGGCCCCGCTCGACGACGACGTCTGGGACCGGGAGTTCTTCGAGGGCAAGACCCATGTCACCGAGCCCGAGCGGGCCGCGTTCCGCTCCGTGGTGGACGCCGGATTCGCCGATGTGGTGCGCGGGGACCATCCCGGCCCCGGCGTCTACACCTACTGGGATTACCAGAAGCTGCGCTTCCCGAAGAAGGAGGGGATGCGCATCGACTTCGTGCTGGGCTCCCCCGCCGTGGAATCCGCGGTGACCGGGTCGTTCATCGACCGCGAGGAGCGCAAGGGCAAGGGCGCCTCGGACCACGCGCCCGTGGTGGTGGACCTGGAGTTCTGA
- a CDS encoding SDR family NAD(P)-dependent oxidoreductase, protein MARALVTGSTSGLGLEFAWQLAGTGHDLVLVARDEDRLRAVSEQIRDVHQVQVEVLPADLSDREQLERVAIRLTDPVDRVELLVNNAGYGLRGGFLEVGVDDHVRQMDTLMRAVLVLSHAAARTMVQRRRGAILNVSSLAGYTTAGPYAASKSWVTVFTESLAMELEGTGVSATALLPGFVQTEFHERASMAMDGLPRITWLKAPYVVECALKDTARGTVLSIPSVKYRTAGEVSRIAPRSLVRALTSPDWYRRVQARSVQRSRRKASRRNLHAPWQRDDEA, encoded by the coding sequence ATGGCGCGCGCACTCGTCACCGGATCGACCTCCGGACTGGGCCTCGAATTCGCCTGGCAGCTGGCCGGGACCGGGCATGACCTCGTGCTGGTCGCCCGCGACGAGGATCGGCTGCGCGCGGTCTCGGAGCAGATCCGCGACGTGCACCAGGTCCAGGTCGAGGTGCTCCCCGCCGACCTCTCCGATCGTGAGCAGCTCGAGCGCGTCGCGATCCGGCTCACCGATCCCGTGGATCGGGTCGAGCTGCTCGTCAACAATGCCGGCTACGGGCTGCGCGGAGGATTCCTCGAGGTCGGCGTCGACGACCATGTGCGGCAGATGGACACCCTGATGCGGGCGGTGCTGGTCCTCTCCCACGCCGCGGCGCGCACGATGGTCCAGCGCCGGCGCGGCGCCATCCTCAACGTCAGCTCGCTGGCCGGGTACACCACCGCCGGCCCCTATGCCGCCTCGAAGAGCTGGGTGACCGTGTTCACCGAGTCGCTCGCGATGGAGCTCGAGGGCACCGGCGTCTCCGCGACGGCCCTGCTGCCCGGGTTCGTGCAGACCGAGTTCCATGAGCGCGCCTCGATGGCCATGGACGGCCTACCGAGGATCACCTGGCTGAAGGCTCCCTACGTCGTCGAGTGCGCGCTGAAGGACACCGCACGGGGCACCGTCCTCTCGATCCCCTCGGTGAAGTACCGCACCGCCGGCGAGGTCTCCCGCATCGCCCCGCGCTCCCTGGTGCGGGCGCTCACCTCGCCGGACTGGTACCGGCGGGTGCAGGCGCGGTCCGTCCAGCGCTCCCGACGCAAGGCCTCCCGCCGGAACCTCCACGCCCCCTGGCAGCGGGACGACGAGGCCTGA
- a CDS encoding orotate phosphoribosyltransferase, translating to MADPRTAPAQSLPIEDARERLRVLIRDLAVVRGHVVLSSGAEADHYVDLRRITLHHEAAPLVGRVMLDLLQREGLVPGIEAVGGLTLGADPVATSILHASAADGTSDPLDAFVVRKANKAHGLQRRIEGPDVTGRRVVAVEDTSTTGGSVLTACEALTEAGADIAAVAVIVHRSEASRETVEAAGHRYLAAYDISELEI from the coding sequence ATGGCCGATCCCCGCACCGCCCCCGCTCAGTCCCTGCCCATCGAGGACGCCCGTGAGCGTCTGCGCGTCCTGATCCGGGACCTCGCCGTGGTCCGCGGCCACGTCGTGCTCTCCTCGGGCGCCGAGGCGGACCACTACGTGGATCTGCGCCGGATCACCCTGCACCACGAGGCCGCGCCCCTGGTGGGCCGGGTCATGCTCGATCTGCTGCAGCGCGAGGGCCTGGTCCCCGGCATCGAGGCCGTCGGCGGCCTGACGCTCGGCGCCGACCCGGTCGCCACCTCGATCCTGCACGCCTCCGCGGCCGACGGGACGAGCGACCCGCTGGACGCCTTCGTGGTGCGCAAGGCCAACAAGGCCCACGGTCTCCAGCGACGCATCGAGGGGCCGGACGTCACCGGCCGACGCGTGGTCGCGGTCGAGGACACCTCCACCACCGGCGGCAGCGTGCTCACCGCCTGCGAAGCCCTCACCGAGGCCGGTGCCGACATCGCGGCGGTCGCCGTGATCGTGCACCGCTCCGAAGCCTCCCGCGAGACGGTCGAGGCCGCCGGGCACCGCTACCTCGCCGCGTACGACATCTCCGAGCTGGAGATCTGA
- the ypfJ gene encoding KPN_02809 family neutral zinc metallopeptidase has product MTFNPDAEIRSDNVSASGGGGGGGGRFRLPGGGGRGGRGLQLGGGGGCLLLVIVIIYALMGNNPLDLLGGGGSGSPQQAPAAQGGPLEHCQTGADANEQDDCLVQATIESADSLWSQLAPESGFDFVEPTGQIFPGEVQTGCGAATADVGPFYCPADSTIYIDVNFFSSLSSQYGADGGQLAKMYVVAHEYGHHIQHLSGTMESADRSQTGPQSDQVRIELQADCYAGVWAHHAANTVDDDGNAMLEPLTDQDISSALSAASAVGDDHIQGEVAGGQVRPESWTHGSSEQRRSWFTTGYEQGTVASCDTFSADQV; this is encoded by the coding sequence ATGACGTTCAACCCCGATGCGGAGATCCGGTCCGACAACGTCTCCGCCTCAGGTGGCGGTGGCGGTGGCGGCGGCCGATTCCGTCTGCCCGGAGGCGGCGGACGGGGCGGTCGCGGCCTGCAGCTCGGCGGTGGCGGCGGCTGCCTGCTGCTCGTCATCGTGATCATCTACGCCCTGATGGGCAACAACCCCCTGGATCTCCTCGGCGGCGGTGGCAGCGGCTCGCCCCAGCAGGCCCCGGCGGCCCAGGGCGGGCCGCTCGAGCACTGCCAGACGGGCGCGGACGCCAACGAGCAGGACGACTGCCTGGTCCAGGCGACGATCGAGTCCGCGGACTCGCTGTGGTCGCAGCTGGCACCCGAGTCCGGGTTCGACTTCGTCGAGCCGACGGGTCAGATCTTCCCCGGGGAGGTGCAGACCGGCTGCGGTGCCGCGACCGCGGACGTCGGCCCGTTCTACTGCCCCGCCGATTCGACGATCTACATCGACGTCAACTTCTTCAGCTCCCTCTCCAGCCAGTACGGCGCCGACGGCGGCCAGCTGGCGAAGATGTACGTCGTCGCCCACGAGTACGGCCATCACATCCAGCACCTGTCCGGGACGATGGAGAGCGCGGACCGTTCGCAGACCGGACCGCAGTCCGATCAGGTGCGGATCGAGCTGCAGGCCGACTGCTACGCCGGGGTGTGGGCGCATCACGCCGCGAACACCGTGGACGACGACGGCAACGCCATGCTCGAGCCCCTGACCGATCAGGACATCTCCTCGGCCCTCTCCGCGGCCAGCGCCGTGGGCGACGACCACATCCAGGGCGAGGTCGCCGGCGGTCAGGTGCGACCCGAGTCCTGGACGCATGGCTCCTCCGAGCAGCGTCGGTCCTGGTTCACCACCGGCTATGAGCAGGGCACCGTGGCGTCCTGCGACACCTTCTCCGCCGATCAGGTCTGA
- a CDS encoding DedA family protein yields MNIVDWAVETMDSLGALGVLLLIFLENVFPPIPSEVILPLAGVTAAGPNNSYWVMLLASVAGSVLGAWLLYGIGRALGPERLRRIVIRLPLVHVGDYDKSVDFMDRHGHKAIFFGRFVPGVRSLISIPAGLYAMPIGTFTLLTAAGSAVWNTIFLTIGFYMGSNWTVIEPYTDVFSNVVYAIIVLVVLVVLVRLILRERKRRALGLPDPDQAYVDELDAEGSADGASGTHSADERGGER; encoded by the coding sequence ATGAACATCGTCGACTGGGCGGTGGAGACCATGGACAGCCTCGGGGCTCTCGGCGTCCTCCTGCTGATCTTCCTCGAGAACGTCTTCCCGCCGATCCCCTCCGAGGTCATCCTGCCGCTGGCCGGGGTGACGGCCGCCGGACCGAACAACTCCTACTGGGTCATGCTCCTGGCCTCCGTGGCCGGATCCGTCCTCGGGGCCTGGCTGCTGTACGGCATCGGCCGCGCGCTCGGCCCGGAGCGGCTGCGGAGGATCGTCATCCGGCTGCCGCTGGTGCATGTCGGGGACTACGACAAGTCCGTCGACTTCATGGACCGCCACGGGCACAAGGCCATCTTCTTCGGCCGCTTCGTGCCCGGGGTCCGATCGCTGATCTCGATCCCCGCCGGGCTGTATGCGATGCCGATCGGCACGTTCACCCTGCTCACCGCCGCGGGCAGCGCCGTGTGGAACACGATCTTCCTGACCATCGGCTTCTACATGGGCAGCAACTGGACCGTCATCGAGCCCTACACCGACGTCTTCTCCAACGTGGTCTACGCGATCATCGTGCTGGTGGTGCTGGTCGTCCTGGTGCGCCTGATCCTGCGCGAGCGGAAGCGACGCGCCCTGGGTCTGCCCGATCCGGATCAGGCGTACGTCGATGAACTCGACGCCGAGGGCTCCGCGGACGGAGCGAGCGGCACGCACAGCGCCGACGAGCGCGGCGGGGAGCGATGA
- a CDS encoding TrmH family RNA methyltransferase has translation MTEPAADGGTRERPEQEPREVGVGPHPEPWPTDPRLDPELLAGGDRRNVEDRFRYWRREAVVAELDLHRHALHVAIENLEHDANIGSVVRTANAFAVGAFHIVGRRRWNRRGAMVTDRYQHEIHHPDAAHLIAWAREEGRPIVAIDLVEGALPIEHTELPQNALLVVGQEGPGVSPEILAAANLVVGITQFGSTRSLNVAAAAAIAMHSWIVQHAEVPEGPLR, from the coding sequence ATGACCGAGCCCGCCGCAGATGGTGGAACCCGCGAGAGACCGGAGCAGGAGCCCCGCGAGGTCGGCGTCGGCCCCCACCCCGAGCCGTGGCCGACGGATCCCCGCCTGGACCCGGAGCTGCTCGCAGGCGGCGACCGGCGCAATGTCGAGGACCGCTTCCGCTACTGGCGGCGCGAGGCCGTCGTCGCCGAGCTCGACCTGCACCGTCATGCCCTCCACGTCGCGATCGAGAACCTCGAGCACGACGCGAACATCGGCTCCGTGGTCCGCACCGCGAACGCCTTCGCCGTCGGCGCCTTCCACATCGTGGGCCGACGGCGCTGGAACCGTCGCGGCGCGATGGTCACCGACCGCTACCAGCACGAGATCCACCACCCCGACGCCGCGCACCTGATCGCCTGGGCGCGGGAGGAGGGCCGGCCGATCGTCGCGATCGACCTGGTCGAGGGGGCGCTGCCGATCGAGCACACCGAGCTGCCGCAGAACGCGCTGCTGGTGGTGGGCCAGGAGGGCCCCGGGGTGAGCCCCGAGATCCTCGCCGCGGCAAATCTCGTCGTCGGCATCACCCAGTTCGGCTCCACCCGCTCCCTCAACGTCGCCGCGGCCGCGGCGATCGCGATGCACAGCTGGATCGTGCAGCACGCCGAGGTGCCCGAGGGCCCGCTGCGCTGA